The window gtcccacAGACGAGCATCGTCACCCGTGCAGCCCATGGCATGCTGCCCTCTAGGGCATCAGAGAGAATGGCGTCCTAGTGCCGCCGTCCTTCCCACCGTTTGAAAGGCCTCGCCGTCCGTCGCCACTGTCCTCCGAGCCCAACCAGCTCCAACCTCCTCGCCGCCATGGATATTCTGACGGACGACACGGAGGGATGCTACTTCAACCGCACCGTCAATTTTTTCTACATGAAAAGCGGGAAGAACATCAGTGACCACTGGCGCCGCCGTGACTACGTGATTGTCTCGCTGGGCATGACCGTCTGCTTCATCGTCATCTTCTCCAACCTGCTGGTCATCGGggccattttaaaaaacaaacgctTCCATTTCCCGATCTATTACTTATTGGGGAACCTGGCTGTGGCAGACTTCTTCTCGGGTATGTCAACTGCAACAAGTTTCTGTGTTGGTGGACTAGCAATGGACAATCAATCTTATTTTCTTATTGGCTAAGCGGAAAATTAacaatttcttatttttataacaACTTTTAATGTGATTGTTCAGTTTGGTACACAttttctgaactcctgtttcaaTGCCATCATTTTGATTAATGAATATCTGAGGCTATGGACTCCTTACCCTCTTATGACTCAttattgctgcaaaaaaaaaaaaaaagagaaagattaCATTTCATTAAACTTACAAcaaacagttaactcacgattaatcacaaattttatatctgttttaaatgtacaataaaacatttctaggttttcatacttctgtcaacaaaagtggggaaaaaagttaaactaatagaaatactttaaattgatttttttttacgtttatagccgtcaatggcaatgaatgaattaaacaaaaaaaagagaaaacattattacaaatttggggtgtcaggcgattaaaatttgtaatcataattaatcgcatgacttcactagttaactcacaattaaccacacattttatatctgttctaaatttacaataaaaaaaaaattctaggttttcatactcttattaacaaaagtgggagaaaatgttaaactaataaaaatagttcaaatgaatttttgacgtctattgccgtcaatggaagtgaatgagttaatattctcATAAGTAATTGGCACCAATCAAAATAGCTTTGTAATTACTTACAGATGCCACACGATGTcagcaaagcactttttttcccctattaGACAAGGGTATGTCTTAACTGAATTAAGCACCTTTATTGGCccaaagatgccacaaaatggcaatattgttatattagacatggctttgagctaatagaaacagttcaaatgaatttttgacgtctatagccatcaatggcagtgaatgagttaaggggctCGTCCTCTCCACTGTAGCTTTTGAGTCTAtaaatcacacttgttagttttgtGGGTTTAAACATGACTCATGATTTCGAATGTCGATGAATCTACAGCGTGAACTAGCTGTAGGCCTCCACTAATAATGTATCCGTCTTGCTTCTTCCGCAGGTGTCTCCTACCTCAATTTGATGTTCCACACAGGCCCGTGGACTATCAACCTGTCCAAGTACCAGTGGTTCATGCGCCAGGGCCTGATCGACACCAGCCTGACGGCATCCGTCCTCAACCTCCTGGCGGTGGCCGTGGAGCGCCACCAGACCATCTTCAACATGCAGCTCCACAGCAAGATGAGCACCCGGCGCGTCTTCGTCATCATGATCTTCATCTGGCTGGTGGCCATCGTCATGGGCCTGGTGCCTACCATGGGATGGCACTGCCTGTGCGACCTGGAAAATTGCTCCACCATGGCGCCGCTCTACAGTCGCAGCTATCTGGTGTTCTGGGCGCTCCTCAACCTGCTCACCTTCTCCATCATGGTGGCCGTCTACACTCGCATCTTCTTGTACGTCAGGCACAAGAGCAAGCAGATGTCGCAGCACACTAGCCAGATGAGACACCGGGAGACGGTGTTCAACCTGATGAAGACCGTCTCCATGATCTTAGGTGAGGAACTTTAGCTTAGCTTCGTTtccgtgttgttttttttccctattgGCTCGTCCCGCAGCGCCACATCCTTTTCCATCTATGCCGGTCTTCTTTGTCCTTAGTTCTCTCGAACATCAACTGCCCTCATTATGTCTATTTACTATGCctgggtattgattctaatttcatcaatcgattcaatttccATTGACaggagttcagttcgatttgattcaattcaatccgatattgattcattatggaatatcaattctttttaaatatcaaggacatgattaaaaactccacaaacatcatatgccaaattaaattttgcggaggcagtaactagTTAAATGgtttagtttattaataaaaatgaacgTGTTATAAACACTTAAGTCTTGCACAATGACAAAACATtaacatcagcaaggatgagatgaaaatgttttcataattataattcaatgaatggaaatataaattaaaaagattatgaattgtcttaaagtgcaaaaagtcaggtctttcgtaattaaagaaaaatactttcgaattcatttgaacattaaatttcaagaaaactgtcagatacaaaaaaattggcctttaaaattctattttgttatgaattaatggggaaaaagagatattgaaataatcaattcatggttttatgaattgatattaggcttgaaaatgaaaatcgaTTCATTatcaattattatatatttatgtatttatttatttttaaacagcccTATTTAGATTTACCTTGTCTTAGGTCTAGCTCAGGGCTGGACTGACCATCtagcatacagggcagatgcccggtgggccggccccTTTTGGGGtcaatgcagtgctttttaattattttcctacattttacccacaatttagagggaccagtccattaatccattttgaatatacaatagatagcaaactgaaacatcatcagtAAACATCAGTGACAGAACTACATGTTGAATCTGATATTATTATAATACTGATTGAGTTATTGCTGGtttgcttaaaaataaatgggaagaggaccttggaaaaataattgtaacaatgaagagaaaaatctcaatttgattatttttctaaatcctTCAGCCCTACTTTATAACCTGCTTTAGTCGCCAACTGCTTGCTGCTCATAGCATGCCTGCACTTGGTATGCCTCCACTTGTTCATCCACAATCTCCtggcacacacactcactcactcaccccCTCCCGACGACTCCCCTTGCAAACAATCCTCCGCGCCCCGCTCCTTACACCGCGTCCGAGACCCCCcttcacccccccacccctgttTAGCTTTTTCCGACATGACAATAAATTCCTCAAGTTGCTAAAAGTCCCGTTTGTCTTTTCTGCCGTCGCTCGGCAGCGAGCGCCTGCCACCTCTGGCATGTGAGGGAGGCCAGGAAAACCCTGGCGTGCCTCGACAAGGATCTGCATACTTGAGTTACTATGACAGAGTCAAGTGCGTGTGTATGTTGTTTGCGTGTCCCAGGCCAGAACCTTCCCCCAAGTTTACATCTGGCGCGTGACACTCCAATCAGTCCTTGGCCTCACGCGTTCCTCAAATTGCTCGCATCACACTTCACGCTGTAGCGTGCGCGCGTTGTTATCAATTCGCTGAAAGGATTCCTGAGCTGCCCAATCAAGTGTTATGATAATGAAATGTGAGCACGCAGACTCaactgcgtgtgcgtgtgtgtgcgtgtgtgcgtgcatgtgtgagcGGAATTTTACAGTACATTCCCGTTCTCCCTTTAGGACCTCCTGCTTCGGACATTCTTCAGCACATCCATCTGTTGTCTTTTCTCGTGTACCGGCACAATCGTGTATTTATTCTTTTCTGTTATCTGCTTTGTCGACCCCAAGTTCAAGGACGCTGGCCTGGCTGGGCCAGtataaatttggaaaaaaaaaaaaatatatatataatgaaatcAACATGttcctgttttttaaatatttgatattCAATAGTTTGACTTTACAGTCTTAAATCAATCAATGATCATTCGTGTTTTTACCCGCCCTGTGTGCGTCTGGTTAAATTATTCTTTAAGGAATGACTTCAACAGGATATACATTAACGTCCATTAAAATGTCATCTCTTAAATCTTCAGTTAGGTTTTTTTCTGCAGTATAAAATCTAACAAGGAAAAAAACGtaatatgaaataataatgaaacttatcatatcatatcatgagAATACAGGGCCAGTGCCAATTCTGTTTGGGCCACCAAACAAACTCCGGAAAATTGGACAAAACCCCAAAGCGATATTTTAAATCCAATTTAGTCATTCCAGACACCCAGAAATATTaacaaaatatgcattttataGAGAATAAATAGCTTTACAAAGACAGTATGCAAGAAATtggggatgtttgataccacttttttcagatcgAGAtcgatactcaactcttgagtataccgataccactactaaatacaacccccccctcccaaaagaacagataattttaaagaaagaactatatattccaatatagtatttttcctaaataaaaatattgaaattaatgacaattttctattcctttcatttctagttcttgatcataaaacagccaaaAGAAGGAGGCCGATCTGGTATCGACCACCATCAAAAGTACCGAGaactggtatcagtactcgtccATCCCTACAAGAAATATGAATGATTAATTTAATTGAAGCGGATGAATGATCACTTTGACTTTTGAATATACTTTTAGGGTCAATGCTAAAAACCAGTagcattatggggaaaaaatgcataatAAATCATGAAAATTACGAATAAACAATGTTCACATACCTAATTTTCGAGCGTATTGGCATGATGTAGGCcgaatacttaaaaaaatatatattttatttttttccttgtagCATTATATGAAAAATGTTACGGTTAGCTTTCATCCTACAAGTACAttcgaacgtatttgcaaatgcatttaaataaatacaaccaaagagagcaagccattttcaatactttaaataatttgtaatacTGTAATGGCAAGCACACGTGTGGACAAACCAAAGGtgtcgattttttaaaaaagatgaaaTTTACCTCACAACGGCAGAATTATGCTGGTGAAGTTATTTGACATGTTGACGCAGCCGTTGTCAGATCAGAGATGTGAGAGAGTGACGCGGCGTCCCTCTGGCTCCCTCTACAGGCTTGTTTGTGATCTGCTGGACTCCCGGcctggtgctgctgctgctggacgGCCTGGGCTGCGACGAGTGCAACATGCTGCGCTACGAGAAGTACTGCCTGGTGCTAGCCGAGTGCAACTCCCTGGTCAACCCCATCATCTACTCCTTCAGGGACAAGGACATGCGGCGGACCTTCAGGGAGATCCTGTGCTGCCTGTGCTGGCGCGGCGGCAACAAGTCCAGCGCGTCCGGCGTTAACTTTAACACCCTGGAGCACGAGGTACTGTCTGAAAGCAACGGAACCGAAGTCACCAGTCTCAAACCAAACAGCCGCTAGCCCCTCCCCCCTGACCCTGATGACTGCGTGCGCACGTCTCACCTTTCAGAAACCACCAAACCAGCTCGTCACGTTTCTCATCATTAGCATATTTTCTTTCAAACgtgtaaaagtaacccaaaaaaaaaggcttgctcATGTTTATTTAAGCGTCAGGGAAGGAATGTTCATCTTATCTACACATTCcgcacatattttttttgaagtCCACATCATTTGATCCCTGTCAGTTCAGCACATCTAACAAGCATGTTAATTAGTTTGTGTACTGGGGCTGCAAGTGTGCATGCCGGAAACACAACTAGTACCCTGGCCGATCAACTCGGCTCATTCTGGAACATGCCAAGAtccacccaaaaatgttttggcgCGATATAAAGTATCCAGTAACATTGTGCTTACAAGACCCAAAACAACCCAAGCGCACACACTGAATCGGTGTCAAAAAGAAAACGACTTacaacacaaaaagaaaatgactCAATACGTCAGTCAAATAATTATTGAGCAATTTGATCATCAATTAgttattgtttaattaaatttgaCATCGTATTTAGTAGGGCAGGGTGTTGATTCATATTTCCAAAATGGATTCAATTCGATTTAGAAGGGTTCGATTCAATTcacgattcacattgattttcgattcagttaaggatgtcatgcagtaccaattttactttttatatgGAAGGCATTCTCAGAAGTACCAATGCtgcaaatagtaaaaaaataataataatacttgcACTTAACTTGGTGCAtcagtaggaaaaaaataaaattttaaattgaatccaatgcagttacatAAATCATGTATGTTTTACTGAACATGAcctaatcaaaacaataaataattattgaaaTCGATTGCAACCACAgcactatgtaaataaagtggcaaaaacaccGGGATCCTCTTGGGGTACTCTGAATAACAGAAGGACACATTTGCCATATTAATTAAGTATCAATTCGTGGCATGAAATAATGGCCATTTGACAAACTATCCAATCATCCACCCtaactcaatgcagctctgcctACCTTTTGGATTTGAAAGATAGCAAGGCGTCATATCGTACACATGGGCAAGatagggtttaacatcatcTAGATGCTGATAgttgcttgaaagtggctctggatctttGTCCGATAAATAAGCGGAACAGCCACTTCTAGAAATAAAAGATTTGCTTGTAATTTTTCAACACCATTTACATTATACATCCTCTTTAATAACTTATACAGTACACCTTCAAAAGACTGTTTAAtagtctgttgttgttgttgttttaaagacTTTGACTCGTGCCTGTACATAATGACAAGGAATCTGATCAATTTTCAACCACATATGACGGAGGCCTGATTGAAAGTGTCACACATCCTTTTCCAATCATTTCTCATGCTTACACACTTATGCCGTGACTCATCgtaataaaattgttttccctCTGAATCCCCGTTCCTAGCCATGTGGGAGCTAACAAAGCTAGCAATGAGGACTGTGTCACTTGTGTGTGGCGTTTTTTTCGAGCCACACATGCAACAGCCACGAATTCCATTTGGCGAGGAAGCAGCTTAATGGAATGCAAAGGTCATCTGTGACTCACCTACGCCGATGGCCTCTTGGGCTACGGCCAAAACAACAACTTAATGGTTGTTTTTATGGCATTGCATGCAGCCAAACGCGCGCCGCCTTCGAGATGTGTGCCTTTATATTTTAGCGGAAACACTTCAAGGTTAAgcgctaaataaataattatcaaCGATAAAAGTAACCTGGATGAATGTCGTTTTGCTTTAGCTGGTATTTAGTGTTGAAAAGTGTTGGTGTGACACCCACGTCTGATTGGTTGCACGTGCGCTTCGTGTTATTTTTGCTTACCGGAAATGGATTGGCATGCAGTTGATTACGAGCTCTTTTCGCTGAAGAGAAACTCCCacaacaaaacaggagagggcGCTGTTTCCTCTTTAAAGTCGAGGCGTTGTCAAAACGGTCCCTCCTGATTCCCCATTAGACGTAATAGAAATTGTTTGTTCCGtagtcaaaacgttttttttttaagcaatagaGTTCATCagtaacattttaactttaTCAAGGGCTGGAAATAGGTTTACCGCTATACTATTGTtgcattaaaatgatttttgaatcTGATGGAGTATAATAAGTGATGTGATATAGTTTCACCTCTCGTGCtttttgtggttgttgttgttgctttattCCAAATGGAAAATTTGGGCACTTGGGATTTTCCGGTAGCGCTGTACTCAAAATCTGCTGTGACTGAACCTGACGTAGTTACTCACATTACTCACAcgtcaattttttaaatgactaataGCAGCGTGAATGAAAGCAATATGTCTGTTCTTAATCTTTTCCTTGCCATCAATTTGGTTCTACTCCAtttgttgtactttgttacAAACCATTTGAATAATAAATTCACAAATCAGCACGTGAGACGTGTGATGTTTAACAGACTGTGCCCTCTAAATCCAGTCCCCGGCTTTGTGGTATCCCCTTTCACGCAGACGGGGTCCTTCCTTTGATACTAACTTCTCAATGCGGGTAACCTTCAACCTTCTCGATCTCCTAAAAGGCTTTCACAGTGACGTGATACCAAGCTGAAACATTGCTAGATTGACTTTGTCACCCATCGTTACGATTATGTGGAAACGGTACCAacatgaggcaaaaaaaaaaaaagtgttttacgagcagtgtgaaagggggtTCTAACTTCCAAAGGCAGGAGATTGCTGAGTATCCCCATTTCATTTTTGAACCATGTTGAGCAGCAgccacacaggaaaaaaaagtctgacaaaATTTTCAACAGAAAGTGTAAAAGGGGTTTCGGATACTACGTCTAAAAACCCCTTTTACACTGACAATAATCTTGGTgacttactttttgtttttaccttacaCTCAATAAATTGCCGCATATATTACAACTAAtaaaaacgagaaaaaaaatccaaataaattacttcaaattaatttaaaataaaagtcaaaataaaatgttttaattgaatttttatgtacaaaaaagtattgcgtgagtactggtatcagtctgggaaagaaaaaaaaaggtaattataACATTGTTCAACTGACTAACATGCTAACCAGTTAACTGCTAACCCACTCTCATTCGCTGACatccacgtcactcaccaggcctgACCTCGCCTTTTTAAAGCCGTACACTCTCAAAGCCACAGATCCAACAGTTAAACATGAGGATGGCGACCCCAAGTAGACAAATAGGGGCACAGACAACATAATATTGTTAAGACAATTTTGGACTTCTACTTTTAATTCCCTCGCAGCCatctgttttacttgattttgacaaattttgcgAGGCtcaaagaatattgtgttctattgctctaaatACATGCaatctaccaaaaaaaagattagtctcttctctcatcagaaaaaaagtatatttccatcCGTTTTcgttttttgcagcaattagcattagaatatagctagccAACTCTCATtcgctgacacccacgtcactcaccaggcctgACACTCTCAAAGCCACAGATCCTACAGTCAAACATGAAATCAATCCAGCAATTTCAGCAGTATCAGCAATTCTCTAAATTTTGAACATTCCTGGGCAACTTCGTACCCGCTTCCCGTTTTGCTTGCTGTTTATACAGAACAGCAAAATGGAAATGTGCAGCGTCCTTTAAGCGGGACCGTCTTCACGTTTTCCACTTGGTCTCCGTCAACTAACTTGTTTTCCtctgctttcttttcttttttcctgacCTGGTGTCCCCCACTTCCTCCTTCACGCTGTCACCGCTTCCTCCCCTTCTATGACCTCTTCCTGTAGAACTCAAAGTTTCGCGACGTGGAGCTGACGGAGAAGAGCAACGGGGAGCCGCTCATCGGCAACCTCTCGGACGTGACGTCGTCTTCGGAGAGCGGAATTAAAACatagacacgcacgcacgctcgttGGTGCGTGCACAGGCCTCAAGAATGAAGATGTGCACATGTTGACGTTGTTACGTGCACGTGACGGCTGGCGTGGTCTGGACctcatttcctgtttttacGACCTGCCAGCGACACGCAAAACATTTGGACGTGCTTGCAGCACTGGCTGCAGGATGGATGTTGCCGCAACGGAGTgcgtggaattttttttaattttattttttgtcttttttattttttgtgtcatGTTTGAGCTCCCCAGCAAGCTTTTGTCAGCTTTCCGAGAGGACACAAAAGTAATAAACCAGCAATATGAGCAAATAACTAAAacaattattcaacttttttacttgtttccgtttcctgtttgcgcgtgtgggccgcgtcccagttggttgtgcccctcggttgcgcgttcccgttgacgggtgcgagtgtgtagtgaatttgtctcagttgtccgaagcatttcagagagttgagacacccgtggcatctaccccattaatgtaggaaaaaaatccagattATCAGCCAattaactccttcactgccattgacggctatagacgtaaaaaaaaaaaaaaaactatttctattagtgtaacatttttctcacttttgttaacaagagtatgaaaacctagaatttttttattgtattagaacaggt of the Vanacampus margaritifer isolate UIUO_Vmar chromosome 7, RoL_Vmar_1.0, whole genome shotgun sequence genome contains:
- the lpar2b gene encoding lysophosphatidic acid receptor 2b; translated protein: MDILTDDTEGCYFNRTVNFFYMKSGKNISDHWRRRDYVIVSLGMTVCFIVIFSNLLVIGAILKNKRFHFPIYYLLGNLAVADFFSGVSYLNLMFHTGPWTINLSKYQWFMRQGLIDTSLTASVLNLLAVAVERHQTIFNMQLHSKMSTRRVFVIMIFIWLVAIVMGLVPTMGWHCLCDLENCSTMAPLYSRSYLVFWALLNLLTFSIMVAVYTRIFLYVRHKSKQMSQHTSQMRHRETVFNLMKTVSMILGLFVICWTPGLVLLLLDGLGCDECNMLRYEKYCLVLAECNSLVNPIIYSFRDKDMRRTFREILCCLCWRGGNKSSASGVNFNTLEHENSKFRDVELTEKSNGEPLIGNLSDVTSSSESGIKT